In Thermoflexus hugenholtzii JAD2, the following proteins share a genomic window:
- a CDS encoding aldehyde dehydrogenase family protein, with protein MVRERVTFGPARLFIGGQWVDGGAPIPVRDKYTGEVIGEVPEARREDVDAAVAAAQEGAKAMAALPAWRRAEILLRAAGMIRERKEEFARLIAAEAGKALKWARAEVERAIWTFTIAAEEARRIEGEVIPLDAVPAGEGYFGFYVRRPVGVVAAISPFNFPLNLVAHKVAPALAAGNAVVLKPASATPLTAVLLARVLEAAGVPAGGFNLIFGPGGTVGEWLAAHPGVGKVSFTGSRAVGERLTRVVGIKKLTLELGNTTPVIVAEDVQDLDWVARRLAVGAFYNSGQVCISVQRIYGVRRIFEPLVETFSRAASEMVVGDPLDERVDVGPLIDEREAMRVEGWIQEALGGGAQAVTGGRREGPVVWPTVLIRVRPEMRVVREEVFGPVASVLEADDFEEAIAAANATEYGLQVAVFTRDINRVLRAVQGLDFGGIIINDTPSFRADHMPYGGVKGSGLGREGLRYAIEEMTNVHMVVIRPAP; from the coding sequence ATGGTGCGGGAGCGTGTGACCTTCGGCCCAGCCCGGCTCTTCATCGGGGGCCAGTGGGTGGATGGAGGGGCGCCGATCCCGGTGCGGGACAAATACACCGGCGAGGTGATCGGGGAGGTGCCCGAGGCGCGGCGGGAAGACGTGGATGCGGCGGTGGCCGCGGCCCAGGAGGGCGCGAAGGCGATGGCCGCCCTTCCGGCCTGGCGTCGAGCAGAGATCCTGCTGCGGGCGGCGGGGATGATCCGCGAGCGGAAGGAGGAGTTCGCCCGGCTGATCGCCGCGGAGGCGGGGAAGGCGCTGAAGTGGGCCCGCGCGGAGGTGGAGCGGGCCATCTGGACCTTCACCATCGCCGCGGAGGAGGCCCGGCGGATCGAGGGGGAGGTGATCCCCTTGGACGCGGTGCCCGCAGGGGAAGGATATTTCGGGTTCTACGTGCGGCGGCCGGTGGGGGTGGTGGCGGCCATCTCCCCCTTCAACTTCCCCCTCAACCTGGTGGCCCACAAAGTGGCCCCCGCCCTGGCGGCGGGGAACGCCGTGGTGCTCAAGCCGGCCAGCGCCACCCCCCTCACCGCCGTCCTGCTCGCCCGGGTCCTGGAGGCCGCCGGGGTGCCGGCCGGAGGCTTCAACCTGATCTTCGGGCCCGGGGGCACCGTCGGGGAGTGGCTGGCGGCCCATCCGGGGGTGGGGAAGGTGAGTTTCACCGGAAGCCGCGCCGTCGGGGAGCGCCTGACCCGGGTGGTGGGGATCAAGAAGCTGACCCTGGAGCTGGGCAACACCACCCCCGTCATTGTCGCCGAGGACGTCCAGGATCTGGATTGGGTGGCGCGGCGGCTGGCGGTGGGGGCCTTCTACAACTCCGGCCAGGTGTGCATCTCGGTCCAGCGGATCTATGGCGTTCGGAGGATCTTCGAGCCGCTGGTAGAGACCTTCAGCCGCGCGGCCTCAGAGATGGTGGTGGGCGATCCCCTGGACGAACGGGTGGATGTGGGGCCGCTCATCGACGAGCGAGAGGCCATGCGGGTGGAGGGATGGATCCAGGAGGCCCTGGGCGGCGGCGCCCAGGCCGTCACCGGGGGCCGGCGGGAGGGGCCGGTGGTGTGGCCCACCGTCCTGATCCGGGTGCGGCCCGAGATGCGGGTGGTGCGGGAGGAGGTCTTCGGGCCGGTGGCCTCGGTGCTGGAGGCGGACGACTTCGAGGAGGCCATCGCCGCCGCTAACGCCACCGAATACGGGCTCCAGGTGGCCGTCTTCACCCGGGACATCAACCGGGTGCTGCGGGCGGTCCAGGGGCTGGATTTCGGCGGCATCATTATCAACGACACCCCCAGCTTCCGAGCGGATCATATGCCCTACGGGGGGGTGAAGGGAAGCGGATTGGGGCGGGAAGGGTTGCGCTACGCCATCGAGGAGATGACTAACGTCCACATGGTGGTCATCCGCCCCGCCCCATGA
- a CDS encoding ABC transporter substrate-binding protein — MGLSERAVRIGALYALSGAAAAYGASARQGLELAAEEINATGGLLGRPVELLIEDEKSPAHAVEVVRRMARELGVRLFIGIDSSAVAEAVVPLLPELRCVLMVTHAASPRITGELFNPYVFRCSINVAQNARAGALLVAPLPYITWTTLGPDYSFGYFSWAYFSRFLRELKPEAELLPEGIFHPPGAEDLTPWIRQAMRSGAEALWISSWGGDLVRLIRQGQAMGLFRRCAVFMELGAALEVLEALGEEMPQGLWVGTRYWFRWPDTPENRRFVEAYFRRYGRYPSYNAQNAYLGLRLLAGAIRRAGTLEPEGLIPYLEGIGYEAPMGRITLRREDHQVVADVVWGETKSHPDYPFRILDPIWTFPGEAITPPPEVGIF; from the coding sequence ATGGGCCTCTCGGAGCGAGCGGTCCGCATCGGCGCCCTGTATGCCCTCTCCGGGGCGGCGGCCGCCTATGGGGCCTCCGCGCGGCAGGGCCTGGAGCTGGCGGCGGAGGAGATCAACGCCACCGGCGGTCTCCTGGGGCGGCCGGTGGAGCTGCTCATCGAGGACGAGAAAAGCCCCGCCCACGCCGTGGAGGTCGTCCGCCGTATGGCGCGGGAGCTCGGCGTCCGCCTGTTCATCGGCATCGACTCCAGCGCCGTCGCCGAGGCGGTGGTCCCTTTGCTCCCGGAGCTCCGGTGCGTGTTGATGGTCACGCACGCCGCTAGCCCCCGCATCACTGGCGAGCTCTTCAACCCCTATGTGTTCCGCTGCAGCATCAATGTGGCCCAGAACGCCCGGGCGGGCGCCCTCCTGGTGGCCCCCTTGCCGTATATCACATGGACCACTCTGGGCCCGGACTACTCCTTCGGTTACTTCTCCTGGGCCTATTTCTCTCGCTTCCTCCGGGAGCTCAAGCCGGAGGCCGAGCTCCTCCCCGAAGGGATCTTCCATCCGCCGGGGGCGGAAGACCTCACTCCCTGGATCCGGCAGGCGATGCGCTCGGGGGCGGAGGCCCTCTGGATCTCCTCGTGGGGCGGCGACCTGGTCCGCCTGATCCGCCAGGGGCAGGCCATGGGGCTGTTCCGGCGCTGCGCGGTCTTTATGGAGCTGGGGGCCGCCCTGGAGGTGCTGGAAGCCTTAGGCGAGGAGATGCCTCAGGGACTGTGGGTGGGCACGCGTTACTGGTTTCGGTGGCCGGACACCCCGGAGAACCGGCGCTTCGTCGAGGCGTACTTCCGGCGCTACGGCCGCTATCCCAGCTACAACGCCCAGAACGCCTACCTGGGCCTCCGCCTGCTGGCCGGGGCGATCCGGCGGGCCGGGACACTGGAGCCGGAAGGCCTGATCCCTTACCTGGAGGGCATTGGCTACGAGGCTCCCATGGGTCGGATCACGCTGCGTCGGGAGGACCATCAGGTGGTGGCGGATGTGGTCTGGGGGGAGACCAAGTCCCATCCGGACTATCCCTTCCGAATCCTGGATCCCATCTGGACGTTCCCGGGCGAGGCCATCACCCCGCCGCCGGAGGTGGGGATCTTTTGA
- a CDS encoding ABC transporter ATP-binding protein, whose translation MLELEDVRVSLGGFPILRGVSLQAFPGQITGLVGRNGAGKTTTLRTIMGLVPLQGGSLRLEGQDLRPLPAHRRAALGIGYMPEDRRLIGPLTVEENLLLPAWAIGLPGAPERLRWVYERMPEVAELAERRAAQLSGGQQKLVALARALMHGTRLLLLDEPFEGLSPAMALRLGEILQSLRTEGIAVLVAESDLHRISALAERIYTIERGEIQDPGEGGQ comes from the coding sequence ATGCTGGAGCTCGAGGACGTGCGCGTCTCCCTGGGGGGCTTCCCGATCCTGCGAGGCGTAAGCCTGCAGGCCTTCCCGGGCCAGATCACCGGCCTGGTGGGCCGTAACGGGGCTGGCAAAACCACCACCCTGCGGACCATCATGGGGCTGGTCCCGCTCCAGGGCGGGAGCCTCCGCCTGGAGGGACAGGATCTCCGTCCCCTGCCGGCCCATCGGCGGGCTGCCCTGGGGATCGGCTACATGCCGGAGGACCGCCGGCTGATCGGGCCGCTGACGGTAGAGGAGAACCTGTTGCTGCCGGCGTGGGCCATCGGCCTTCCTGGGGCCCCGGAGCGTCTCCGCTGGGTCTATGAACGGATGCCGGAGGTGGCGGAGCTGGCCGAGCGGCGGGCCGCCCAGCTCAGCGGGGGCCAGCAGAAGCTGGTGGCCCTGGCCCGGGCGCTGATGCACGGGACCCGTCTGCTGCTCCTGGACGAACCCTTCGAGGGGCTGTCGCCCGCCATGGCGCTTCGTCTGGGGGAGATCTTGCAAAGCCTGCGGACGGAGGGCATAGCGGTGCTGGTGGCGGAGTCCGATCTCCACCGGATCAGCGCCCTGGCGGAGCGCATCTACACCATCGAGCGGGGAGAGATCCAGGATCCCGGCGAGGGAGGGCAGTGA
- a CDS encoding ABC transporter ATP-binding protein has product MDVVLETRGLTRTFGRVVAAEDVNVQIRPGERVGLVGPNGAGKTTFLNLITGYVRPDRGRILYRGVDITGLPPRTITRMGIVRSFQIPQLYPGLTVLENLLLAIAARSGRGLDFWGPLGRDHAVAEAMELLAAFRLADYARRPVRELPEGGRKLLDVAMALALRPTVLLMDEPTSGVSTQDKFGVMEILMEVLGRAGVTTLFVEHDMEVVYRYAQRVLVFHNGRVVADGDPQALFADAQIRRAVLGWE; this is encoded by the coding sequence ATGGATGTGGTCCTGGAAACGCGGGGCCTGACCCGAACCTTCGGTCGGGTGGTGGCTGCCGAGGACGTGAACGTGCAGATCCGCCCCGGGGAACGGGTGGGCCTGGTGGGGCCCAACGGGGCTGGGAAGACCACGTTCCTCAATTTGATCACCGGCTACGTCCGCCCGGACCGGGGTCGGATTCTGTATCGGGGGGTGGACATCACCGGGCTCCCGCCGCGGACCATCACCCGGATGGGCATTGTGCGTTCCTTCCAGATCCCCCAGCTCTACCCCGGGCTGACCGTCCTGGAGAACCTCCTGCTGGCCATCGCCGCCCGCTCCGGGCGGGGGCTGGACTTCTGGGGGCCGCTGGGGCGGGACCACGCGGTGGCCGAGGCGATGGAGCTGCTGGCTGCCTTCCGGCTCGCCGACTATGCCCGGCGCCCGGTGAGGGAGCTGCCGGAAGGGGGGCGGAAGCTCCTGGACGTGGCCATGGCGCTGGCCCTGCGGCCGACGGTGCTGCTGATGGACGAGCCCACCAGCGGGGTGAGCACCCAGGACAAATTCGGGGTCATGGAGATCCTGATGGAGGTCCTGGGGCGCGCCGGGGTGACCACTCTCTTCGTGGAGCACGACATGGAGGTGGTGTATCGCTACGCCCAGCGGGTGCTGGTTTTCCACAACGGCCGCGTGGTGGCGGACGGCGACCCGCAGGCCCTTTTCGCCGACGCCCAGATCCGCCGCGCGGTGCTGGGATGGGAGTAA
- a CDS encoding branched-chain amino acid ABC transporter permease: MKLRPFGGLILIAGMAGLGLLLPGWSRFLLTLALARGLLVLGVVLLMQAGLVSFGQGLFFAAGAYAVGFAVRDLGLRDALVGVALGAGAGLGIAALTGPLLARYRGIFFAMLTLAFSMILYGVLVKAYWITGGTDGLRIPPPTFLGWSPPEEHLGSALYLFTLACTAVMVFLIFRYLQSPLGYTVRAIRDNEVRVEYLGLSVSRALYITVLLVGAMGGLGGALSAMSVGHIDPNLAYWTTSGEFVFVALLGGTGNVFAPLVGSIVFEFLRTYAYKYIPYTWQMGLGLIMLAIVGFAPGGLWSLYELITRRMSGWMWSWKRGA, translated from the coding sequence ATGAAGCTCCGCCCCTTCGGAGGGCTGATCCTGATCGCGGGGATGGCCGGGCTGGGGCTCCTCCTGCCCGGCTGGAGCCGGTTCCTGCTCACCCTGGCCCTGGCCCGCGGGCTGCTGGTGCTGGGGGTGGTGCTGCTGATGCAGGCCGGGCTGGTCTCCTTCGGACAGGGGCTCTTCTTCGCCGCCGGGGCCTACGCGGTGGGGTTCGCTGTGCGGGACCTGGGGCTTCGGGACGCCCTCGTGGGAGTGGCCCTGGGGGCCGGAGCAGGCCTGGGGATCGCGGCCCTCACCGGGCCGCTGCTGGCCCGCTACCGGGGGATCTTCTTCGCCATGCTCACCCTGGCCTTCTCGATGATCCTCTACGGCGTCCTGGTGAAGGCCTATTGGATCACCGGAGGCACCGACGGGCTGCGCATCCCCCCTCCGACCTTTCTGGGCTGGAGCCCCCCCGAGGAGCATCTGGGCTCCGCCCTTTATCTGTTCACCCTCGCCTGCACAGCGGTGATGGTCTTCCTGATCTTCCGGTATCTCCAATCCCCCCTGGGCTACACCGTGCGGGCCATCCGGGACAACGAGGTGCGGGTGGAATACCTGGGGCTTTCGGTGAGCCGTGCCCTCTATATCACGGTGCTCCTCGTGGGGGCCATGGGCGGGCTGGGCGGGGCCCTGAGCGCGATGAGCGTGGGCCACATCGACCCGAACCTGGCCTACTGGACCACCTCAGGGGAGTTCGTCTTCGTCGCCCTGCTCGGGGGGACGGGGAACGTCTTCGCCCCGCTGGTGGGATCCATCGTCTTCGAGTTCCTCCGGACCTATGCCTATAAATACATCCCTTACACCTGGCAGATGGGGCTGGGATTGATCATGCTGGCCATCGTGGGGTTCGCCCCCGGAGGGCTCTGGTCCCTCTACGAGCTCATCACGCGGAGGATGTCCGGATGGATGTGGTCCTGGAAACGCGGGGCCTGA
- a CDS encoding branched-chain amino acid ABC transporter permease yields the protein METALIILTDGLVYASWLFLISAGLTLIYGVLRILNLAHGSLYALGAYAAASVVLVYFDRGLWPLGSYLALLGAALVVGAVAGPLIERGLLRWIYGRDPVYQLLATYALFLILEDLMKLVWGVNPYYAYKPYGLLGIVQLGGIPYPGYSFLLLGVALLAGGSLYLFIHSTRIGRLVVAMIHDPEISAAMGVNVPRVSLLTFTLGAVLAALGGAFTAPMISVVPGLSVEVIVLAFAVVVIGGLGSLEGSAAGALLVGLVRSLMVHRIPALELFAIYLVMAMVLLLRPHGLFGMEEVRRV from the coding sequence ATGGAGACGGCGCTGATCATCCTGACGGATGGGCTGGTGTATGCCTCGTGGCTCTTTCTGATCTCCGCGGGGCTCACCCTGATCTACGGGGTGCTGCGCATCCTGAACCTGGCCCACGGCAGCCTCTACGCACTGGGGGCCTACGCGGCTGCCTCGGTGGTGCTCGTTTACTTTGACCGGGGGCTTTGGCCCTTGGGGAGCTATCTGGCCCTGCTGGGGGCCGCCCTGGTGGTGGGAGCCGTCGCCGGCCCCCTCATCGAGCGAGGGCTGTTGCGATGGATTTACGGACGCGATCCCGTCTACCAGCTCCTGGCCACCTACGCCCTCTTCTTGATCCTGGAAGATCTCATGAAGCTCGTGTGGGGGGTGAACCCCTACTACGCCTACAAGCCCTACGGGTTGCTGGGGATCGTCCAGCTGGGGGGCATCCCGTATCCGGGCTACAGCTTCTTGTTGCTCGGGGTCGCGCTGCTGGCCGGTGGATCGCTTTATCTCTTCATCCACAGCACCCGCATCGGCCGGCTGGTGGTGGCCATGATCCATGATCCCGAGATCAGCGCCGCGATGGGCGTGAACGTCCCCCGGGTTTCCTTGCTCACCTTCACCTTGGGGGCCGTCCTGGCCGCCTTAGGGGGCGCCTTCACCGCCCCGATGATCTCCGTGGTCCCCGGCCTCTCCGTGGAGGTGATCGTCCTCGCCTTCGCGGTGGTGGTGATCGGGGGGCTGGGGAGCCTGGAGGGCTCGGCGGCCGGCGCCCTCCTGGTGGGCCTGGTCCGCTCCCTGATGGTGCACCGGATCCCGGCGCTGGAGCTCTTCGCCATCTATCTCGTCATGGCGATGGTGCTGCTCCTTCGGCCGCACGGCCTGTTCGGGATGGAGGAGGTGCGACGGGTATGA